In Allomuricauda ruestringensis DSM 13258, the following proteins share a genomic window:
- a CDS encoding thioredoxin family protein — MRSIFTQISLLFIVFIGFNAQAQDIQWISWEEAVQLSKTDAQPKKIFVDVYTDWCGWCKKMDKNTFQHPEVSKYMQENFYMVKMDAEGKDPIEYQGKTFKFVPSGRRGYHELAAALLQGKMSYPTVVFLDEQLNMLSPVPGYQQVEPFMQIAKYFGDNIYKDKDWQSYAGK, encoded by the coding sequence ATGCGCTCAATTTTTACCCAAATCAGCTTACTTTTTATAGTATTTATAGGCTTTAACGCCCAAGCTCAAGATATTCAATGGATTTCTTGGGAAGAAGCCGTACAACTTTCCAAAACTGATGCCCAACCCAAAAAAATCTTTGTGGATGTTTATACAGATTGGTGCGGATGGTGCAAAAAAATGGATAAAAACACGTTTCAACATCCCGAAGTATCCAAATACATGCAGGAGAACTTTTATATGGTAAAGATGGATGCTGAAGGCAAGGACCCTATTGAGTACCAAGGCAAGACATTCAAGTTTGTCCCATCCGGAAGAAGGGGTTACCATGAATTGGCAGCTGCGCTATTACAGGGCAAGATGAGCTACCCTACCGTTGTTTTCTTGGACGAACAATTGAATATGCTTTCCCCTGTTCCCGGATATCAGCAGGTAGAGCCTTTTATGCAGATTGCCAAATACTTCGGCGACAATATTTACAAGGATAAGGATTGGCAAAGCTATGCTGGGAAGTAA
- a CDS encoding LysE family translocator has translation MHSLFLFLETINYPILIGFLVSSLALAISPGPDNIFVLTQSISNGTKSGLATVFGLVSGCLVHTTLLAFGVSEIIKRSDTLFFLIKLFGALYLLFLALKVYKSDSAIHLDKENKAAKPHGKLFWTGFTMNVLNPKVTIFFLAFFPGFLFSEELNTVIQFYILGLLFMLSALIVFGTIAVLAGKISKYLISHKKAGLYLKWVQIVVFVGIAIYLFLSDK, from the coding sequence ATGCACAGTTTGTTTTTATTTCTGGAAACCATCAATTATCCCATACTGATCGGGTTTTTGGTGTCATCGCTCGCTTTGGCCATTTCACCGGGTCCGGATAATATTTTTGTACTTACCCAAAGCATCAGCAACGGAACAAAATCGGGATTGGCCACGGTTTTTGGTTTGGTTTCGGGCTGTTTGGTGCATACAACCTTACTGGCTTTTGGGGTTTCGGAAATCATTAAAAGGAGCGATACCTTGTTTTTTCTCATCAAGCTTTTTGGTGCCCTTTATTTATTGTTTTTGGCCTTGAAGGTGTACAAAAGTGATTCGGCCATACATTTGGATAAAGAAAATAAAGCTGCTAAACCTCATGGCAAGTTATTTTGGACAGGTTTTACCATGAATGTGCTCAACCCCAAGGTCACCATTTTCTTTTTGGCCTTTTTCCCCGGGTTTTTGTTCAGTGAAGAACTCAATACCGTAATTCAATTCTACATTTTAGGACTACTTTTTATGCTTTCGGCCCTCATTGTTTTTGGCACAATTGCAGTACTTGCAGGTAAAATTTCCAAATATCTAATAAGTCATAAAAAGGCTGGATTATATTTAAAATGGGTGCAGATCGTTGTTTTTGTGGGGATTGCCATTTATCTATTTCTATCGGATAAATAA
- the guaB gene encoding IMP dehydrogenase, with protein MEAHQNKIVGEGLTYDDVLLVPAYSEVLPREVNIQSKFTKNITINVPIVSAAMDTVTESRMAIAMAREGGIGVLHKNMTIEQQAIKVRKVKRAESGMIMDPVTLPLESVVRDAKASMKEHSIGGIPIVDDNKRLIGIVTNRDLRFEKNDDRPIADVMTSENLVTVAEGTSLQQAEVILQENKIEKLPVINDKEELIGLITFRDITKLSQKPIANKDQYGRLRVAAAIGVTADAVDRAGALVKAGVDAIIIDTAHGHTKGVVSILKEVKKSFPELEVVVGNIATAEAAKYLVEAGADAVKVGIGPGSICTTRVVAGVGFPQFSAVLEVSAALKGTGIPVIADGGIRYTGDIPKALAAGADTVMLGSLLAGTKESPGETIIYEGRKFKSYRGMGSVEAMKKGSKDRYFQDVEDDIKKLVPEGIVGRVPYKGELEESMHQFIGGLRAGMGYCGAGDIETLKNNARFVKITSSGIHESHPHNVTITKESPNYSR; from the coding sequence ATGGAAGCTCACCAAAACAAAATTGTTGGAGAAGGACTTACTTATGACGACGTTCTTCTTGTGCCCGCATACTCCGAAGTACTTCCCAGAGAAGTAAACATTCAATCAAAATTTACAAAGAACATTACCATAAATGTGCCCATTGTTTCCGCGGCCATGGATACGGTAACCGAATCGCGTATGGCAATTGCTATGGCAAGAGAGGGCGGTATTGGCGTTCTTCACAAGAACATGACGATTGAGCAACAGGCGATCAAGGTTAGAAAGGTAAAGCGTGCAGAAAGTGGAATGATCATGGATCCCGTTACCCTTCCTTTGGAATCTGTGGTACGTGATGCCAAAGCCAGCATGAAAGAGCATAGTATTGGTGGAATCCCAATTGTGGATGACAATAAAAGGCTTATTGGTATCGTAACCAACCGCGATCTTCGTTTTGAGAAAAATGATGATAGGCCCATAGCCGATGTAATGACTTCCGAAAATTTGGTTACGGTAGCAGAAGGTACTTCGCTGCAACAAGCTGAGGTAATTCTACAGGAAAATAAAATTGAAAAACTACCAGTGATCAACGATAAGGAGGAACTTATTGGTTTGATTACTTTTAGGGATATTACTAAACTTTCTCAAAAACCCATCGCCAATAAAGATCAATATGGACGTTTGCGCGTAGCTGCTGCCATAGGGGTAACGGCCGACGCTGTTGATAGAGCCGGAGCATTGGTAAAAGCAGGAGTGGATGCCATAATTATTGATACGGCTCACGGACACACCAAAGGTGTGGTCAGTATTTTAAAAGAAGTGAAGAAGTCATTTCCAGAATTGGAAGTGGTGGTAGGAAACATCGCGACCGCCGAAGCTGCAAAATATTTGGTTGAGGCAGGTGCCGATGCCGTTAAAGTGGGAATTGGACCAGGTTCCATTTGTACCACTCGTGTTGTGGCAGGTGTTGGTTTTCCGCAGTTTTCCGCAGTTTTGGAGGTTTCTGCCGCATTAAAAGGAACAGGTATTCCCGTAATTGCCGATGGTGGTATCCGTTATACAGGAGATATTCCCAAGGCATTGGCAGCCGGAGCCGATACAGTGATGTTGGGCTCTTTGTTGGCCGGTACCAAAGAATCTCCGGGAGAGACCATTATTTACGAAGGCCGTAAGTTTAAATCATACCGTGGAATGGGCTCTGTGGAAGCTATGAAAAAAGGTAGTAAGGACCGCTATTTCCAAGATGTTGAGGACGATATCAAGAAATTGGTTCCCGAAGGCATTGTTGGCCGAGTGCCTTACAAAGGAGAACTGGAGGAAAGTATGCACCAATTTATTGGTGGCCTTCGAGCTGGTATGGGCTATTGTGGCGCAGGCGATATTGAAACTTTAAAAAACAATGCTCGTTTTGTGAAGATTACATCAAGCGGTATTCACGAAAGTCACCCGCACAACGTGACCATTACCAAAGAAAGTCCGAATTATAGTAGGTAA
- a CDS encoding quinone-dependent dihydroorotate dehydrogenase, with product MYKILIRPVLFLFDAETVHHFSFWAIKLFSKLGFSGLFRKIFDVEDPKLEREVFGIKFKNPVGLAAGFDKNAKLYNEFSDFGFGFVEIGTVTPKPQPGNPKKRLFRLREDKAIINRMGFNNKGVFEAVEQLKKPHRVIVGGNIGKNKVTPNKDAIKDYLICFEALFEHVDYFVVNVSSPNTPGLRELQDREPLTKLLKKLKSHNSKLAKISKQKEKPVLLKIAPDLTDDQLLDIIEIVADTRIDGVIATNTTIERKGLKSHLILSEEKGGLSGKPLTKRSTEVIRFLSENSRKAFPIIGVGGIHSPEDALEKLDAGADLVQLYTGFIYEGPGLIKKINKAILKKMD from the coding sequence ATGTATAAAATACTTATTCGCCCAGTACTTTTTTTGTTTGATGCAGAAACCGTGCACCACTTTTCCTTTTGGGCCATTAAGTTATTTTCAAAATTGGGTTTTAGCGGTCTTTTCAGGAAGATTTTTGATGTGGAAGACCCAAAATTGGAACGCGAGGTTTTTGGTATAAAATTTAAGAATCCCGTAGGACTTGCCGCTGGATTTGATAAAAATGCGAAGCTGTACAATGAGTTCTCGGACTTTGGTTTTGGTTTTGTGGAAATAGGCACGGTAACCCCAAAGCCTCAACCCGGCAATCCAAAAAAACGGTTGTTTCGCCTGCGTGAAGATAAAGCCATTATCAATCGAATGGGTTTTAACAACAAAGGTGTTTTTGAGGCTGTGGAACAGTTAAAGAAGCCGCACCGTGTTATAGTTGGGGGAAATATCGGGAAGAACAAAGTAACGCCAAACAAAGATGCCATTAAGGATTACTTAATTTGTTTTGAAGCATTGTTCGAACACGTGGACTATTTTGTGGTAAACGTGAGTTCTCCCAATACCCCGGGGCTTCGAGAGCTTCAGGATAGGGAACCTTTGACCAAATTGTTGAAAAAACTCAAAAGCCATAACAGTAAATTGGCAAAGATTTCAAAGCAGAAAGAGAAGCCAGTTTTACTAAAGATCGCTCCGGATTTGACCGATGATCAACTATTGGATATCATAGAGATTGTTGCCGACACCCGTATTGATGGTGTCATAGCGACCAACACAACTATAGAACGAAAAGGATTAAAATCGCATTTAATTTTATCCGAAGAAAAAGGCGGCCTTAGTGGAAAACCCTTGACCAAACGAAGCACTGAGGTGATTCGTTTTTTATCTGAAAACAGTAGAAAAGCATTCCCGATTATTGGTGTGGGGGGTATACATTCCCCAGAAGATGCATTGGAAAAATTGGATGCAGGTGCCGATTTGGTACAACTTTATACCGGTTTTATTTACGAAGGCCCCGGACTTATCAAGAAAATCAACAAGGCCATTTTGAAAAAAATGGACTAA
- a CDS encoding hydroxymethylglutaryl-CoA lyase produces the protein MPKVKLIECPRDAMQGIKTFIPTDEKVKYIQSLLGCGFDTIDFGSFVSPKAIPQMQDTAEVLAQLDLSRTQSKLLAIVANVRGAEDACKYEAIKYLGFPFSISENFQMRNTHKTIDQSVETLKGILELADTNGKEVVTYISMGFGNPYGDPWNVEIVGEWTEKLAEMGTGILSLSDTIGSSTPEVIEYLFSNLIPKYPEIEFGAHLHTTPTKWHEKVDAAYKAGCRRFDGAVQGFGGCPMAKDELTGNMPTEKMLSYFTAEKADTGVNWMVFEAAYNKATELFSVYH, from the coding sequence ATGCCAAAAGTAAAACTCATAGAATGTCCGCGGGATGCCATGCAGGGTATCAAAACCTTTATCCCTACAGATGAGAAGGTGAAGTATATCCAATCCTTGTTGGGCTGTGGTTTTGATACGATCGACTTTGGAAGTTTTGTGTCGCCCAAGGCCATACCGCAAATGCAAGATACGGCAGAGGTATTGGCGCAGTTGGATTTATCCCGAACCCAAAGCAAACTTTTGGCCATTGTTGCCAATGTTCGTGGGGCAGAAGATGCTTGTAAGTATGAGGCGATTAAGTATTTGGGCTTTCCTTTTTCGATTTCGGAAAACTTTCAGATGCGGAACACGCACAAGACCATTGACCAATCCGTGGAAACACTAAAAGGAATCTTGGAGTTGGCCGATACGAATGGCAAGGAAGTGGTCACTTACATTTCCATGGGGTTCGGTAATCCTTATGGCGACCCTTGGAATGTGGAGATAGTAGGGGAATGGACCGAGAAACTGGCCGAGATGGGAACCGGAATCCTATCTTTGTCGGATACCATCGGAAGTTCTACACCGGAGGTGATAGAATATCTGTTTTCCAATCTTATTCCCAAATACCCAGAGATTGAGTTTGGGGCCCATTTACATACTACGCCCACCAAATGGCACGAAAAAGTAGATGCTGCCTACAAGGCAGGTTGCCGCCGTTTTGATGGAGCTGTACAAGGTTTTGGTGGTTGCCCTATGGCCAAAGATGAGCTCACGGGCAATATGCCCACGGAAAAAATGCTGTCCTATTTTACTGCAGAAAAAGCCGATACTGGTGTCAATTGGATGGTTTTTGAAGCTGCATATAATAAGGCTACCGAATTGTTTTCGGTGTACCATTAA
- a CDS encoding LON peptidase substrate-binding domain-containing protein, producing MKLPLFPLQSVFYPGETVPLHIFEDRYKQLIADCRKEALTFGIPVFINNAISHGTEVQLVEVVNTYESGEMDVVCVARQVFKVLSFEKQMEGKLYAGGEVEFLEMENDADESLREEVLQKVEALYDIMDVPFTKTTPKQFNSYSLAHKMGLSFEQEYELLLMTKETNRLNFIKRHLETTANILNEVNRTKEVIEMNGHFKNFDPLDFQDFKL from the coding sequence ATGAAGCTACCCTTATTTCCATTACAATCCGTATTTTATCCAGGTGAAACGGTACCGTTGCATATTTTTGAAGACCGCTACAAACAATTGATCGCCGATTGCAGAAAGGAAGCCTTGACCTTTGGTATCCCAGTTTTTATCAATAATGCAATTTCTCATGGTACAGAGGTGCAATTGGTGGAGGTGGTGAATACCTACGAATCTGGGGAAATGGACGTGGTTTGTGTGGCACGCCAAGTATTTAAAGTATTGAGCTTTGAAAAACAAATGGAAGGCAAGTTGTATGCTGGAGGAGAAGTTGAATTCTTGGAAATGGAAAACGATGCCGATGAAAGTTTAAGGGAAGAAGTGCTTCAAAAAGTGGAAGCCCTGTACGATATTATGGATGTCCCGTTCACGAAAACTACCCCCAAACAGTTCAACAGCTATTCATTGGCGCACAAAATGGGACTTTCTTTTGAACAGGAATATGAATTGTTGCTCATGACGAAAGAAACTAATCGCTTGAATTTTATAAAAAGGCATTTAGAGACCACCGCAAATATTCTGAACGAGGTAAACCGAACCAAGGAAGTCATAGAAATGAACGGACATTTCAAAAATTTCGATCCTTTGGACTTTCAAGATTTCAAGTTGTAG
- the sucC gene encoding ADP-forming succinate--CoA ligase subunit beta yields MNLHEYQGKEILASFGVRIQRGIVAHNPKEAVDAAKQLTQETGTGWHVIKAQVHAGGRGKGGGVKLAKNLKEVEEIAGNIIGMNLVTPQTSAEGKKVHQVLVAEDVYYPGDSETSEFYMSVLLNRGTGRNMIMYSTEGGMDIEEVAENTPHLIFTEEVDPGLGLLPFQARRIAFNLGLSGTAFKEMVKFVMSLYKAYVESDSSLFEINPVLKTSDDKIMAVDAKVSIDDNALYRRKAYAEMRDLREENPIEVEAREVGLNYVDLDGNVGCMVNGAGLAMATMDLIKMAGGEPANFLDVGGTADAKRVEEAFRIILKDPNVKAILINIFGGIVRCDRVAQGVVDAYKNMGDAIQVPIIVRLQGTNAELAKEIIDNSGLAVHSAVQFKEAADKVEEVLS; encoded by the coding sequence ATGAATCTTCACGAATATCAAGGAAAAGAGATTTTAGCCAGTTTTGGAGTTAGAATCCAACGAGGAATTGTTGCCCACAACCCTAAAGAAGCGGTAGATGCCGCAAAACAACTTACACAAGAAACCGGAACCGGATGGCACGTAATAAAAGCACAAGTGCATGCCGGTGGCCGTGGTAAGGGCGGTGGCGTAAAATTGGCCAAAAACTTGAAAGAAGTAGAAGAGATAGCTGGTAACATCATAGGTATGAACCTTGTTACCCCGCAAACATCTGCCGAAGGTAAAAAAGTACATCAGGTATTGGTAGCTGAAGATGTGTACTACCCAGGTGACAGTGAGACCAGCGAGTTTTACATGTCGGTTCTTTTGAACAGGGGAACCGGAAGAAACATGATCATGTATTCTACCGAAGGTGGTATGGATATTGAAGAAGTGGCGGAGAATACCCCTCATTTGATCTTTACCGAAGAAGTAGACCCTGGATTAGGTCTATTACCTTTTCAAGCAAGAAGGATTGCCTTTAACTTGGGTCTCTCCGGTACTGCGTTCAAAGAAATGGTAAAGTTCGTAATGTCTTTGTACAAAGCTTACGTTGAAAGCGATTCCAGTCTTTTTGAAATCAATCCGGTCTTGAAGACTTCAGATGATAAAATTATGGCAGTTGATGCCAAAGTATCTATTGACGACAACGCATTATATAGAAGAAAAGCGTATGCTGAAATGCGTGACCTTCGCGAAGAAAACCCGATCGAGGTTGAAGCGCGTGAAGTAGGTTTGAACTATGTTGATTTGGACGGCAACGTAGGTTGTATGGTTAACGGCGCCGGATTGGCAATGGCTACCATGGACTTGATTAAAATGGCCGGTGGAGAACCAGCAAACTTCTTGGATGTAGGTGGTACTGCAGACGCCAAAAGGGTAGAAGAAGCTTTTCGAATTATCCTAAAAGACCCTAACGTAAAAGCAATCCTTATCAATATTTTTGGAGGTATTGTTCGTTGCGACCGTGTGGCACAAGGTGTTGTAGATGCCTATAAAAATATGGGAGATGCAATACAAGTACCGATTATTGTCAGGCTACAGGGTACAAATGCCGAATTGGCCAAGGAAATCATCGACAACTCCGGGTTGGCAGTACATTCTGCCGTACAGTTTAAAGAAGCTGCAGATAAAGTAGAAGAGGTTTTGAGCTAG
- a CDS encoding TonB-dependent receptor family protein: MYRLSLTIALFSCLILSGQQNQMPTDSSTIQLNEIVLSAKVIFGSKFAAKNRTGSSYYLSPEEIKKFNYTDINRTLRSVPGVNIYEEDGFGLRPNISLRGTSPERSSKITLMEDGVLIAPAPYSAPSAYYFPTIARMQAVEILKGSSQVQFGPYTTGGAINMVSTEVPNNFGIFLNSSYGSFQSGRIHTQLGDSRKNFGYSVEYLNYNSNGFKNLENGDNTGFDKNDLVAKFKVNTNPEAALGQEFEVKFQYSDETSNETYLGLTQEDFDTDPFRRYAGSQNDQMNTEHFQVMGTHALKFSDQFRITTVGYYNDFSRNWYKVDYVTVDGERQGIGNIFSDPTTFNAYIDLVTGTTNSGGDDFLNARNNNRDYLSTGVQTKLDYHWNGENTYHDLEIGLRYHYDEEDRFQWIDDYAMVNRNMQLINAGIPGTNANRISSARAFASYAMYKVKINDLTLTPGIRYENISLERLDYGTDDVSRNGIDISERQNKVDVFIPGIGFNYNFNALSIFGGVHKGFSPPSNQPGEDPEESINYELGSRFSFAGISGELVGFYNDYSNLLGSDLAATGGTGSLDQFNAGEVRVQGIELLLNYNFLENNENLQLPFTFGYTLTDTEFLNSFGSDNDIWGEVNSGDEMPYIAKHQFNASLSLEHQNFEINLSGRYNGAFRTRAGNGPIPVSEKVESNFIVDLGGRYRFNKHLALTANAINLLDETYAVSKVPAGLRPGHPFGIYAGIELRY, translated from the coding sequence ATGTACAGACTATCCTTAACTATTGCACTTTTCAGTTGCTTAATTCTTTCTGGGCAGCAAAATCAAATGCCCACCGACTCATCGACCATTCAATTGAATGAGATAGTGCTATCGGCCAAGGTCATTTTTGGGAGCAAATTTGCCGCCAAGAACAGGACAGGTTCCTCTTATTACCTTTCTCCCGAAGAAATCAAAAAATTCAACTATACCGATATCAACCGTACATTACGTTCCGTTCCTGGGGTGAACATTTACGAAGAGGATGGTTTCGGCCTTAGACCGAATATTAGTTTACGGGGCACATCCCCAGAAAGAAGTTCCAAGATTACATTGATGGAAGATGGTGTCCTCATTGCACCCGCTCCCTACAGCGCTCCATCCGCCTATTATTTTCCCACCATAGCCCGTATGCAAGCTGTAGAAATATTGAAAGGGAGCAGCCAAGTCCAGTTCGGGCCATATACTACGGGCGGCGCCATCAATATGGTTTCCACAGAAGTCCCCAATAACTTCGGTATCTTTTTAAACAGTAGCTACGGAAGCTTTCAAAGCGGCCGTATTCACACCCAACTTGGAGATAGTCGCAAAAACTTCGGGTATTCCGTGGAATACCTCAACTACAATTCCAATGGTTTCAAAAATCTGGAAAATGGGGATAACACCGGTTTTGACAAGAATGACCTCGTTGCAAAATTTAAAGTCAACACCAATCCAGAGGCTGCTTTGGGACAGGAATTCGAGGTGAAATTCCAATACTCTGATGAAACCTCCAACGAAACCTATCTAGGGCTCACCCAAGAGGATTTCGATACAGACCCCTTTCGTAGATATGCAGGTTCTCAAAACGACCAAATGAACACCGAGCATTTTCAGGTCATGGGAACACATGCCTTAAAGTTCAGCGATCAGTTTCGAATTACCACTGTCGGTTATTACAACGATTTTAGCCGTAATTGGTATAAGGTCGACTACGTTACAGTTGATGGGGAGCGCCAAGGAATTGGGAACATATTCAGCGACCCTACCACATTTAATGCTTACATTGATTTGGTTACAGGAACTACCAACAGTGGTGGTGACGATTTCCTGAATGCACGCAACAACAATCGGGATTATTTATCAACGGGGGTGCAGACCAAATTGGACTACCATTGGAACGGTGAGAATACTTACCATGATTTGGAAATAGGATTACGTTATCATTATGATGAAGAAGATCGTTTTCAATGGATAGATGATTATGCCATGGTGAACAGGAACATGCAATTGATTAATGCAGGTATTCCCGGAACCAATGCCAATCGCATCAGTAGTGCAAGAGCCTTTGCTTCCTACGCCATGTACAAGGTAAAAATCAACGATTTGACCTTGACCCCGGGGATACGATACGAAAATATTTCTTTGGAACGATTGGACTATGGTACAGATGATGTATCCCGCAACGGCATTGACATTTCAGAGCGACAAAACAAGGTAGATGTATTTATTCCCGGCATTGGGTTCAATTATAATTTTAATGCCCTATCTATTTTCGGAGGGGTTCACAAAGGGTTTTCGCCCCCCAGCAACCAACCCGGTGAAGATCCTGAAGAAAGTATCAATTACGAATTGGGGAGCCGTTTTTCCTTTGCAGGAATCTCTGGGGAGCTGGTCGGTTTCTACAACGATTACAGTAACCTATTGGGAAGCGACCTTGCCGCAACTGGGGGAACTGGCTCTTTAGATCAGTTCAATGCTGGAGAAGTGCGCGTGCAGGGCATAGAATTGTTGCTCAATTATAACTTTTTGGAAAACAACGAAAACCTTCAATTGCCCTTTACTTTTGGCTACACCCTGACCGATACAGAGTTTTTGAACAGTTTTGGTAGTGATAATGATATCTGGGGCGAAGTTAATTCAGGCGATGAAATGCCCTACATCGCCAAGCATCAGTTCAACGCCTCTCTATCATTGGAGCATCAAAATTTTGAAATCAACCTTAGCGGCAGATATAATGGCGCGTTTAGAACCAGGGCAGGCAATGGACCCATTCCAGTTAGTGAGAAAGTGGAGTCCAATTTTATTGTGGACCTTGGCGGTCGTTACAGATTCAACAAGCATTTAGCCCTTACTGCGAATGCCATCAACTTACTGGATGAAACCTATGCCGTTTCGAAGGTTCCTGCCGGTCTTCGACCTGGGCATCCCTTCGGGATTTATGCGGGAATCGAACTTCGCTATTGA
- a CDS encoding DUF6686 family protein, giving the protein MCSYLNVMNRSKNGVLTFCNRTKLFQLIYNNLCFELYEWELEALKKYIEQLDIPYWENHLKNWSQQRKIPISVGKKHFIILVNKEEVSEILSLLRFEKQKVELLTHDEIDYQFIEN; this is encoded by the coding sequence ATGTGCAGCTATTTGAATGTAATGAACCGGTCCAAAAATGGGGTGTTGACTTTTTGCAACCGCACCAAATTATTCCAATTGATATATAACAATCTCTGTTTTGAACTCTACGAGTGGGAATTGGAAGCTTTGAAGAAATATATAGAGCAATTGGATATTCCTTATTGGGAAAACCACCTGAAAAATTGGAGTCAACAACGTAAAATACCAATTTCGGTGGGGAAAAAGCACTTCATCATTTTGGTGAACAAAGAAGAGGTAAGTGAAATATTAAGCTTGCTGCGTTTTGAAAAACAAAAGGTGGAACTTTTAACGCATGATGAAATTGACTATCAATTTATAGAAAACTAA
- the lysA gene encoding diaminopimelate decarboxylase → MNSKDLLQLTEQFGAPLYVYDADKITSQYKKLTNAFKGVPNLKLNYAAKALSNLSILRLLNSLGSGLDTVSIQEVKLGLLAGFKPESIIFTPNGVSLEEIEEAAALGIQVNIDNLSILEQFGSKHPDIPVCIRINPHVMAGGNSKISVGHIDSKFGISIHQIPHLLRIVELTNMNINGIHMHTGSDILDIDVFLYASEILFETAKNFKDLEFIDFGSGFKVPYKEGDIQTNVDELGKKLTTRFNEFCKEYGKELTLAFEPGKFLVSEAGHFLAKVNVVKQTTSTVFASVDSGFNHLIRPMLYGSNHQIINISNPKGKERYYSVVGYICETDTFGSNRRINEISEGDILCFQNAGAYCFTMASNYNSRYRPAEVLWFQGKAHLIRKRETFDDILHNQVDVKGLFESPKKQTVK, encoded by the coding sequence ATGAATTCTAAGGACTTACTTCAGCTTACCGAGCAGTTTGGCGCACCTCTTTATGTTTATGATGCCGATAAGATTACCTCACAATATAAAAAACTCACCAATGCTTTTAAGGGTGTACCCAATCTTAAATTGAACTATGCTGCCAAAGCTTTGTCCAATCTTAGCATCTTAAGATTGTTGAACAGCTTGGGTAGCGGGTTGGATACCGTGTCCATTCAAGAAGTTAAACTAGGGCTTTTGGCGGGATTTAAGCCGGAATCCATCATTTTTACGCCCAACGGCGTTTCTTTGGAAGAGATAGAGGAAGCTGCGGCCCTTGGTATTCAGGTAAACATAGACAACCTCTCCATTTTGGAGCAATTTGGAAGCAAGCACCCTGATATTCCCGTTTGTATTCGAATCAATCCTCATGTGATGGCGGGAGGCAACTCCAAAATATCCGTTGGACATATCGATTCAAAATTCGGAATCAGCATTCACCAAATACCACATTTGTTGCGTATTGTGGAGTTGACCAATATGAACATAAACGGAATCCACATGCACACCGGTAGCGATATTTTGGATATTGATGTGTTTCTTTATGCGTCCGAAATTCTTTTTGAAACCGCAAAAAACTTCAAGGATTTAGAGTTTATAGATTTTGGTAGCGGGTTTAAAGTACCTTACAAAGAGGGCGATATCCAGACCAATGTAGATGAATTGGGCAAAAAACTCACCACAAGATTCAACGAATTCTGTAAGGAGTATGGCAAAGAACTTACCCTCGCCTTTGAGCCCGGTAAATTTTTAGTGAGTGAAGCCGGTCACTTTTTAGCAAAAGTCAATGTGGTGAAACAAACCACTTCCACGGTTTTTGCAAGTGTGGACTCAGGCTTCAATCATCTTATCAGACCTATGTTGTATGGTTCCAACCATCAAATCATCAATATATCCAATCCAAAAGGCAAAGAACGCTATTACTCTGTTGTTGGGTACATCTGCGAAACGGACACTTTTGGAAGCAACCGTAGAATCAACGAAATATCCGAAGGTGACATATTGTGCTTTCAAAATGCTGGTGCCTATTGCTTTACCATGGCCAGCAACTATAATTCCAGATACAGACCGGCCGAAGTGCTTTGGTTCCAAGGAAAAGCCCATTTAATAAGAAAAAGGGAAACTTTTGATGACATCCTGCACAACCAGGTAGATGTAAAAGGGCTTTTCGAATCACCTAAGAAACAGACCGTAAAATAA